From Calothrix sp. PCC 6303, a single genomic window includes:
- a CDS encoding GUN4 domain-containing protein: MTDPMILSGSTNEIDALRLQLIDGSEKVQQQVIPQLAQLGDGGLDIFMEFLLNRRTQAATWIDGKAYQILYQSNLPKAQDFLQAHFPQGVVPLNSDRDVDYTPLQKLLAAQDFQAADLLTIQKMCEVAGSTAVQRKWLYFTDIDNFPITDLQTINKLWLVHSEGKFGFSVQREIWLSLGKNWDNLWTKIDWKDGNNWTRYPGKFTWDLSAPKGHLPLSNQLRGVRVIASLFAHPAWS, from the coding sequence ATGACAGACCCAATGATTCTATCAGGCAGTACCAACGAAATTGATGCCCTTCGCCTTCAGTTAATAGATGGGTCTGAAAAAGTCCAACAGCAGGTCATTCCACAGTTAGCGCAACTGGGTGATGGGGGCTTAGATATTTTCATGGAGTTTTTGTTAAATCGTCGCACCCAAGCAGCTACTTGGATCGACGGTAAAGCATACCAAATTCTCTACCAATCCAACTTGCCCAAAGCCCAAGATTTTTTACAGGCACACTTCCCCCAGGGTGTTGTTCCCTTAAACTCAGATCGAGATGTCGATTACACCCCATTGCAAAAATTACTAGCCGCACAAGATTTTCAAGCTGCCGATTTGCTGACAATCCAAAAAATGTGTGAAGTGGCAGGAAGCACCGCAGTTCAAAGAAAATGGCTATATTTTACTGACATTGATAACTTTCCTATCACCGACTTACAAACCATTAACAAGTTGTGGTTAGTACATTCAGAAGGTAAATTTGGCTTTTCTGTCCAACGAGAAATTTGGCTATCCCTTGGTAAAAATTGGGATAACTTGTGGACAAAAATCGATTGGAAAGACGGGAATAATTGGACTCGCTACCCTGGGAAATTTACCTGGGATCTGAGCGCACCCAAGGGACATTTACCCCTTTCTAATCAGCTGCGGGGTGTTCGGGTAATTGCTTCATTGTTTGCACATCCAGCTTGGAGTTAA